From a region of the Chitinophaga caseinilytica genome:
- a CDS encoding TetR/AcrR family transcriptional regulator: protein MAEQDQKREAILEAALKRFKRFGLAKTTMDEIAKDLEISKGSLYYYFSDKERIYVAVVERIVSGSFKDISSFLETAVSVSEVLDRYLSVKERILLEYHFLFGIHMWVSDKPSSLMRQIGEMVHQSEICFISSWIRKGIELGEVSEKHDPAYTADLLVQVLFGFWINWCKWQAADFDLQNADNIKEFMNRERSVLTIFFNGLR from the coding sequence ATGGCCGAACAGGATCAAAAGAGGGAAGCGATACTGGAGGCGGCGCTGAAGCGGTTCAAACGCTTTGGCCTGGCCAAAACGACTATGGACGAAATCGCGAAGGATTTGGAGATCAGCAAAGGATCTTTGTATTATTATTTTTCCGACAAGGAGCGCATTTATGTGGCGGTTGTGGAACGGATCGTGAGCGGGAGCTTCAAGGATATCAGCAGCTTCCTCGAAACGGCGGTTTCCGTGAGTGAGGTGCTGGACCGCTACCTGTCGGTAAAAGAAAGGATTTTACTGGAATATCATTTCCTGTTCGGCATTCACATGTGGGTGAGCGACAAACCGAGCAGCCTTATGCGGCAGATCGGGGAAATGGTCCACCAGTCGGAAATCTGCTTCATCTCCAGCTGGATCCGGAAAGGGATCGAACTGGGTGAAGTTTCGGAAAAACATGATCCTGCCTATACGGCCGATTTACTTGTACAGGTGTTGTTCGGATTCTGGATCAACTGGTGCAAGTGGCAGGCCGCGGATTTCGACCTTCAAAACGCAGACAATATAAAAGAATTCATGAACCGCGAAAGAAGTGTGTTAACCATTTTCTTCAACGGTTTGCGATAA